The Streptomyces sp. NBC_00224 genome has a window encoding:
- the thiC gene encoding phosphomethylpyrimidine synthase ThiC: MTVQDARTPASNQSEAGKSIGWHKGYVEGSRPDLRVPVRQVHLTNGKDVTLYDTSGPYTDPNIETDVRRGLAPLRENWIIARGDTEEYAGRPVRPEDDGIKHTSPRGGLKNLDAVFPGRPRQPRRGRGGQAVTQLAYARRGEITPEMEYVAIRENVSPEVVREEIAAGRAVLPANVNHPEIEPMIIGKRFLVKVNANIGNSAVTSSIEEEVDKMTWATRWGADTVMDLSTGRNIHTTREWVLRNSPVPIGTVPLYQALEKVDGRAEELTWDVYKDTVIEQAEQGVDYMTVHAGVLLRYVPLTARRKTGIVSRGGSIMAAWCLAHHKESFLYENFEELCEILAAYDVTYSLGDGLRPGSIADANDEAQFAELRTLGELNTIAKRHNVQTMIEGPGHVPMHKIKENIDLQQEICEEAPFYTLGPLTTDVAPAYDHITSGIGAAMIAWWGTAMLCYVTPKEHLGLPNRDDVKTGVITYKIAAHAADLAKGHPGAQDWDDALSDARFEFRWEDQFNLALDPDTAREFHDETLPAEPAKTAHFCSMCGPKFCSMKISQDIRRQHGGDLAAGDIEAGMAEKSKEFAEAGNRVYLPIAE, from the coding sequence ATGACCGTTCAGGACGCACGCACGCCTGCCTCGAATCAGAGCGAGGCCGGGAAGTCCATCGGCTGGCACAAGGGATACGTCGAGGGCTCGCGCCCCGACCTCCGGGTGCCGGTCCGCCAGGTGCACCTCACCAACGGCAAGGACGTCACGCTGTACGACACGTCCGGGCCGTACACGGACCCGAACATCGAGACGGACGTCCGCCGCGGACTCGCCCCGCTCCGGGAGAACTGGATCATCGCGCGCGGGGACACCGAGGAGTACGCGGGCCGCCCCGTGCGCCCCGAGGACGACGGCATCAAGCACACCTCGCCGCGTGGCGGGCTGAAGAACCTCGACGCGGTGTTCCCGGGCCGGCCGCGCCAGCCGCGCCGGGGCCGAGGCGGCCAGGCCGTCACCCAGCTCGCGTACGCCCGCCGGGGCGAGATCACCCCGGAGATGGAGTACGTCGCGATCCGCGAGAACGTCTCGCCCGAGGTCGTGCGCGAGGAGATCGCGGCCGGGCGCGCGGTGCTGCCCGCCAACGTCAACCACCCCGAGATCGAGCCGATGATCATCGGCAAGCGGTTCCTGGTGAAGGTCAACGCCAACATCGGCAACTCCGCCGTCACCTCCTCCATCGAGGAGGAGGTCGACAAGATGACCTGGGCCACCCGCTGGGGCGCCGACACGGTCATGGACCTCTCCACCGGCCGCAACATCCACACCACCCGCGAGTGGGTGCTGCGCAACTCCCCCGTCCCGATCGGCACCGTGCCGCTCTACCAGGCGCTGGAGAAGGTCGACGGCCGCGCCGAGGAGCTGACCTGGGACGTCTACAAGGACACGGTCATCGAGCAGGCCGAGCAGGGCGTCGACTACATGACGGTCCACGCCGGGGTGCTCCTGCGGTACGTGCCGCTCACCGCCCGCCGCAAGACCGGCATCGTCTCGCGCGGCGGCTCGATCATGGCCGCCTGGTGCCTCGCGCACCACAAGGAGTCGTTCCTGTACGAGAACTTCGAGGAGCTGTGCGAGATCCTCGCGGCGTACGACGTGACGTACTCCCTGGGCGACGGCCTGCGCCCGGGCTCCATCGCGGACGCCAACGACGAGGCGCAGTTCGCCGAGCTGCGCACGCTCGGTGAGCTCAACACGATCGCCAAGCGCCACAACGTCCAGACGATGATCGAGGGCCCGGGCCACGTCCCGATGCACAAGATCAAGGAGAACATCGACCTCCAGCAGGAGATCTGCGAGGAGGCGCCGTTCTACACGCTCGGCCCGCTGACCACCGACGTCGCCCCGGCGTACGACCACATCACCTCCGGCATCGGCGCGGCGATGATCGCCTGGTGGGGCACCGCGATGCTCTGCTACGTCACGCCCAAGGAGCACCTGGGCCTGCCGAACCGCGACGACGTGAAGACGGGCGTCATCACCTACAAGATCGCGGCGCACGCGGCCGACCTCGCCAAGGGGCACCCGGGCGCCCAGGACTGGGACGACGCGCTCTCGGACGCCCGCTTCGAGTTCCGCTGGGAGGACCAGTTCAATCTGGCCCTCGACCCGGACACCGCCCGGGAGTTCCACGACGAGACGCTGCCCGCCGAGCCGGCGAAGACCGCGCACTTCTGCTCGATGTGCGGGCCGAAGTTCTGCTCGATGAAGATCTCGCAGGACATCCGGCGCCAGCACGGCGGGGATCTGGCGGCGGGGGACATCGAGGCCGGGATGGCGGAGAAGTCCAAGGAGTTCGCCGAGGCGGGCAACCGCGTCTATCTGCCGATCGCGGAGTGA
- a CDS encoding metallophosphoesterase produces MVEGSMTQGAGQGPERTETLRDFRVPPYAQAPAHSAQVPPPPPPVEMPPPAQPHPPAAVHPAEAYPPDIHPGNAFADDEPPEGYTPTARDLPVINRGDTVQVRVQTDPTPAPLPDGLGPLYVVGDVHGYLDELLAALREQGLIDVDANWAAGNARLWFLGDFTDRGPDGIGVIDLVMRLSAEAAAAGGYCKALMGNHELLLIGAKRFGDTPVNSGAGTATFQAAWLLNGGQKVDMDRLQDVHLQWMSRLDAIEQEDGHLLMHSDTTAYLEYGDSIEAVNDTVHALLTRNDADECWDLFRKFTKRFAFRDDGGPEAARELLSAYGGQRVVHGHSPIPYLLGEVGTEDGEEDSRPVVEGPHVYADGLAIAMDGGVTMAGKLLVVQLPLHD; encoded by the coding sequence GTGGTGGAGGGGTCGATGACTCAGGGGGCCGGTCAGGGACCCGAGCGGACGGAGACGTTGCGTGACTTCCGGGTGCCTCCGTACGCGCAGGCTCCCGCGCATTCCGCGCAGGTCCCCCCGCCGCCCCCACCAGTCGAGATGCCTCCACCGGCGCAGCCGCATCCTCCCGCGGCCGTGCACCCGGCGGAGGCGTACCCCCCGGACATCCACCCGGGGAACGCCTTCGCGGACGACGAGCCGCCCGAGGGCTACACCCCGACGGCACGCGACCTCCCGGTGATCAACCGGGGGGACACCGTGCAGGTCCGGGTGCAGACCGACCCCACCCCGGCGCCCCTGCCGGACGGGCTCGGGCCGCTCTACGTCGTGGGCGACGTCCACGGCTACCTCGACGAACTCCTGGCCGCGCTGCGCGAGCAGGGGCTGATCGACGTCGACGCGAACTGGGCCGCGGGCAATGCCCGCCTCTGGTTCCTCGGCGACTTCACCGATCGCGGTCCCGACGGCATCGGCGTCATCGACCTGGTGATGCGGCTGTCGGCCGAGGCCGCGGCCGCCGGCGGCTACTGCAAGGCCCTCATGGGCAACCACGAGCTGCTCCTGATCGGCGCCAAGCGTTTCGGTGACACCCCGGTCAACTCCGGTGCGGGCACCGCCACCTTCCAGGCCGCCTGGCTGCTCAACGGCGGCCAGAAGGTCGACATGGATCGCCTCCAGGACGTCCATCTGCAGTGGATGTCCCGCCTCGACGCGATCGAGCAGGAGGACGGGCATCTGCTGATGCACTCCGACACCACCGCGTATCTGGAGTACGGCGACTCCATCGAGGCCGTGAACGACACCGTGCACGCGCTGCTCACCCGCAACGACGCCGACGAATGCTGGGACCTGTTCCGGAAGTTCACCAAGCGCTTCGCCTTCCGCGACGACGGTGGCCCCGAGGCCGCGCGTGAGCTGCTCTCGGCGTACGGCGGGCAGCGGGTGGTCCACGGACACAGCCCGATTCCCTATCTGCTGGGCGAAGTGGGTACCGAAGACGGCGAGGAAGACTCCCGTCCGGTCGTGGAGGGACCGCATGTGTACGCGGACGGCCTCGCCATCGCCATGGACGGTGGGGTGACCATGGCCGGAAAACTGCTGGTCGTGCAGTTGCCTCTGCATGACTGA
- a CDS encoding LacI family DNA-binding transcriptional regulator, translating into MTAAGKHQVSRSTGRRLGRAGIRDVAAAAGVSITTVSDALNGKGRLPDATRRHVREVADRLGYRPSAAARTLRTGKSGLIGLTVTTYGDEPFTFTEFAYFAEMARAATSAALARGYALVILPATSRRSPADVWSNVALDGTVVIDPSDQDPVVTELVRQGLPVVSDGRPAGSLPVTAWVDNDHEAAVLELLDHLAAAGARRIGLLTGTTTDTYTRLSTEAYLSWCERVGQDPVYESYPAHDPCAGAVAADRLLARPDRPDAVYGLFDPNGTDLLAAARRYGLRVPEDLLLVCCSESTVYASTEPPITTLSLKPRRIGTAVVQLLIDAIEGIDHGHPIEQVIPTELIIRTSSQRRSPRTTVSPPRSPVAEPRGLGQDPNVPDRSPDSDADKD; encoded by the coding sequence ATGACAGCAGCAGGGAAGCACCAGGTGAGCCGGTCGACCGGTCGCCGGCTGGGGAGGGCGGGCATTCGGGACGTTGCCGCCGCCGCCGGTGTCTCCATCACGACCGTCTCCGACGCGCTCAACGGCAAGGGCCGGCTCCCCGACGCCACCCGCCGCCACGTCCGCGAGGTCGCAGACCGGCTGGGCTATCGCCCATCCGCAGCGGCCCGCACGCTCCGTACCGGCAAGTCGGGCTTGATCGGCCTGACTGTGACGACATACGGGGATGAACCTTTCACCTTCACCGAGTTCGCCTATTTCGCCGAGATGGCGAGGGCCGCGACATCGGCCGCGCTCGCGCGCGGCTACGCCCTCGTCATCCTGCCCGCCACCTCACGCCGCAGCCCCGCGGACGTCTGGTCGAACGTCGCCCTCGACGGCACCGTCGTGATCGACCCCTCCGACCAGGACCCCGTCGTCACCGAACTGGTCCGCCAGGGACTACCGGTGGTCTCCGACGGACGTCCGGCGGGTTCGCTACCGGTGACCGCCTGGGTCGACAACGACCACGAGGCCGCCGTACTCGAACTGCTCGACCATCTCGCAGCCGCCGGCGCCCGCCGGATCGGCCTCCTCACCGGCACCACCACCGACACCTATACCCGGCTCTCCACCGAGGCGTATCTGAGCTGGTGCGAGCGGGTCGGGCAGGACCCGGTCTACGAGTCCTACCCCGCCCACGACCCGTGCGCGGGCGCCGTCGCGGCCGACCGGCTGCTCGCCCGCCCGGACCGCCCCGACGCCGTGTACGGACTGTTCGACCCCAACGGCACCGATCTGCTGGCGGCCGCCCGCAGATACGGCCTGCGGGTGCCCGAGGACCTGCTGCTCGTCTGCTGCAGCGAGTCCACCGTGTACGCGAGCACCGAACCGCCCATCACCACCCTCTCGCTCAAGCCCCGGCGCATCGGCACCGCCGTGGTCCAACTGCTCATCGACGCCATCGAAGGCATCGACCACGGTCACCCGATCGAGCAGGTGATACCGACCGAACTCATCATCCGCACGTCGTCGCAGCGCCGGTCGCCGCGTACGACGGTCAGTCCCCCGCGCTCCCCCGTCGCGGAACCCAGGGGACTCGGCCAGGACCCGAACGTGCCGGACAGGAGCCCCGACAGCGATGCGGACAAGGACTAG
- the hisC gene encoding histidinol-phosphate transaminase codes for MSETSPKLRAELDGIPTYKPGKPAAAGGPVAYKLSSNENPYPPLPGVMEGVVAAAGSFNRYPDMACTGLMNELADRFGVPLTHLATGTGSVGVAQQLLQATSGPGDEVIYAWRSFEAYPIITQISGATSVKVPLTSDDVHDLDAMAEAITDRTRLIFVCNPNNPTGTVVRRAELERFLDRVPSDVLVVLDEAYKEFVRDADVPDGLEIYRDRPNVAVLRTFSKAYGLAGLRIGFAVAHEPVAAALRKTAVPFGVSQLAQDAAVASLRAEDELLGRVGSLVGERARVYEGLVGQGWTVPETQANFVWLRLGERTVEFAQACEAAGVVVRPFAGEGVRVTIGETEANDLFLKVAEGFRKAN; via the coding sequence GTGAGCGAGACGAGCCCCAAGCTGCGCGCCGAGCTGGACGGCATCCCCACCTACAAGCCCGGCAAGCCCGCGGCCGCCGGCGGCCCGGTCGCGTACAAGCTGTCCTCCAACGAGAATCCGTACCCGCCGCTGCCGGGGGTGATGGAGGGCGTCGTGGCCGCCGCCGGGAGCTTCAACCGCTACCCGGACATGGCGTGCACCGGTCTGATGAACGAGCTGGCGGACCGTTTCGGCGTGCCGCTCACCCACCTCGCCACCGGCACGGGCTCGGTCGGTGTCGCCCAGCAGCTGCTCCAGGCCACCTCCGGCCCCGGCGACGAGGTCATCTACGCCTGGCGCTCCTTCGAGGCGTACCCGATCATCACCCAGATCAGTGGAGCGACGTCCGTAAAGGTGCCGCTGACCTCGGACGATGTGCACGACCTGGACGCGATGGCCGAGGCGATCACCGACCGGACCCGGCTGATCTTCGTCTGCAACCCGAACAACCCGACCGGCACCGTGGTCCGCCGGGCGGAGCTGGAACGATTCCTCGACCGGGTGCCGTCGGACGTGCTGGTGGTCCTGGACGAGGCGTACAAGGAGTTCGTCCGCGACGCCGACGTGCCGGACGGGCTGGAGATCTACCGCGACCGCCCGAACGTGGCGGTGCTGCGCACCTTCTCCAAGGCGTACGGGCTCGCCGGGCTCCGGATCGGCTTCGCCGTCGCCCACGAGCCGGTGGCGGCGGCGCTGCGCAAGACGGCCGTCCCCTTCGGCGTCAGCCAGCTCGCCCAGGACGCGGCGGTCGCCTCCCTGCGCGCCGAGGACGAACTGCTCGGGCGTGTCGGCTCGTTGGTGGGCGAGCGCGCCCGGGTGTACGAGGGGCTTGTCGGCCAGGGCTGGACCGTGCCCGAGACGCAGGCGAACTTCGTCTGGCTGCGCCTCGGCGAGCGGACGGTCGAGTTCGCGCAGGCCTGTGAGGCGGCGGGCGTGGTGGTCCGGCCGTTCGCGGGCGAGGGCGTGCGGGTCACGATCGGTGAGACCGAGGCCAATGACCTCTTCCTGAAGGTGGCCGAGGGCTTCCGCAAGGCGAACTAG